One segment of Anaerolineae bacterium DNA contains the following:
- a CDS encoding XdhC family protein: MSFFSLLKNYLKQDKGVVLANVVRGPEGWLGQKVVIPAEGEPTGPLLATSLRDTILQDAQELMKQGTCATRRYPVGQGEVDVFFDVYRPAPRLIIVGAVHIAGELIHLAQRFDFHTYVVDPRSAFATRERFPHADHLLTQWPDEALSEIGLTAETGVVALTHDPKLDDPALKLALPSPAFYVGALGSAKTHAKRVERLLADDLAPEHLARLHAPIGLDIGGRSPAEIALSILAEIVAVRNNKPIARQRVAHK, from the coding sequence ATGTCCTTTTTCTCTCTCTTAAAAAATTATCTCAAACAAGATAAAGGCGTTGTCCTGGCCAACGTGGTGCGCGGGCCTGAAGGCTGGCTGGGCCAGAAAGTCGTCATTCCGGCTGAAGGCGAGCCAACCGGCCCCCTGTTGGCGACTTCCTTGCGCGACACGATTTTGCAAGATGCTCAGGAGCTGATGAAGCAAGGGACGTGTGCCACCCGGCGTTATCCTGTGGGGCAGGGGGAAGTGGACGTTTTTTTTGACGTTTACCGGCCCGCGCCCCGCCTCATCATCGTGGGGGCCGTCCACATTGCCGGCGAGTTGATTCACCTGGCCCAACGCTTTGATTTTCACACTTATGTGGTGGATCCCCGCAGCGCCTTTGCCACCCGTGAGCGATTTCCGCATGCCGATCATTTGCTAACGCAATGGCCCGATGAAGCCCTGTCGGAAATCGGTTTGACCGCTGAAACCGGCGTGGTGGCGCTGACCCACGACCCCAAACTGGACGACCCAGCCCTGAAACTGGCCCTGCCCAGTCCGGCCTTTTACGTTGGCGCGTTGGGCAGCGCCAAAACGCACGCCAAACGAGTGGAGCGTCTCCTGGCCGACGACCTGGCCCCGGAACACCTGGCGCGTTTACACGCGCCCATTGGCCTGGACATCGGCGGACGCTCGCCGGCTGAAATTGCCTTGAGCATCTTGGCGGAGATTGTGGCGGTGCGGAACAACAAACCCATAGCAAGGCAACGTGTTGCCCACAAATGA
- a CDS encoding long-chain fatty acid--CoA ligase — MPKPWLNFYDDEVPDELIIPSLTLPDLLRNAAEKYPHQTATIFMGARLNYRRLKAQVDQLAAGLHQLGVRKGDRVAIMLPNCPQAIIAYYAVVSLGAVTVMTNPLYVERELEFQWGNAQVETVISLDMFWPQIEAVRQKLSIRHVILSSVQDYIPPVKRYLAPLALRRQGKWVKVKYDHTVLSFTKLLKGQHHRPPKIDVFPHDLACLQYTGGTTGLPKGAMLTHRNLIASLAQIRTFLLFGHQDAEDVALAIMPFFHVYGMNGIMNLGIYLAATLVLIPQPDVKTVVEALVAERPTFFVGVPALFVALNNYKRFDQLDLTSIKAMFSGAAPLPVDVMEKFEARTGTRIAEAYGMTEASSVTHVNPRKGQRKAGSIGVPIIGTEAKIVDIDDWTRELGVNEVGELMVKGPQVMQGYWQAAAETTAAMRNGWLRTGDIASMDEEGYFYIVDRKKDLILSAGYNVYPREVEEVLYQHPKVLEAAVIGLPDGVRGEKITAYLVLKPGQTATPAEIRRFCRERLAPYKQPRAVVFRNNLPKAIAAGKVLRRKLREEALAELKERKT; from the coding sequence ATGCCCAAGCCCTGGTTGAACTTTTACGACGACGAAGTGCCGGATGAATTAATCATCCCCTCGCTGACTCTCCCCGATTTGCTACGCAATGCCGCCGAGAAGTATCCCCACCAAACCGCCACTATTTTTATGGGCGCACGGCTGAATTATCGCCGGTTAAAAGCGCAGGTTGACCAACTGGCTGCCGGTTTGCACCAGTTGGGCGTGCGCAAGGGCGACCGGGTGGCCATTATGCTGCCCAATTGCCCCCAGGCCATCATTGCCTATTACGCCGTTGTTTCCCTGGGCGCAGTAACGGTGATGACCAATCCCCTCTACGTTGAGCGCGAACTTGAATTTCAGTGGGGCAATGCCCAGGTTGAAACAGTTATCAGCCTGGACATGTTTTGGCCCCAAATTGAAGCGGTCAGGCAAAAATTATCAATCAGGCACGTCATCCTGAGCAGCGTGCAAGATTACATCCCCCCCGTTAAACGTTACCTGGCTCCTCTGGCACTGCGCCGCCAGGGTAAATGGGTTAAGGTGAAATATGACCACACGGTGCTCTCCTTCACCAAGTTACTGAAGGGCCAACACCACCGGCCACCAAAGATTGACGTTTTTCCCCACGATTTAGCCTGCTTGCAATACACCGGCGGCACCACCGGCCTGCCCAAAGGGGCCATGCTCACCCACCGCAATCTAATTGCCAGCCTGGCCCAGATCAGAACGTTTCTCTTGTTTGGCCATCAAGATGCCGAGGACGTTGCCTTGGCCATTATGCCCTTTTTTCACGTGTACGGCATGAACGGCATTATGAACCTGGGTATATACCTGGCCGCTACTTTGGTGCTAATTCCCCAGCCCGATGTCAAAACTGTTGTTGAGGCGCTGGTAGCTGAACGCCCCACTTTTTTTGTGGGGGTGCCGGCTCTGTTTGTGGCCCTGAATAATTATAAGCGTTTTGACCAACTTGACTTGACCTCCATCAAAGCCATGTTCAGCGGCGCGGCCCCGCTGCCCGTGGACGTAATGGAAAAATTTGAAGCCCGCACCGGCACCCGCATAGCCGAAGCTTACGGCATGACCGAAGCCTCGTCGGTAACTCACGTGAACCCCCGTAAAGGGCAGCGTAAAGCGGGCAGCATTGGCGTGCCTATCATCGGCACAGAGGCCAAAATAGTGGACATTGACGATTGGACCAGAGAACTTGGCGTCAACGAAGTGGGCGAATTGATGGTCAAAGGCCCCCAGGTAATGCAGGGCTATTGGCAGGCTGCCGCCGAAACCACCGCCGCCATGCGCAATGGTTGGCTGCGCACCGGCGACATTGCCTCCATGGACGAAGAAGGTTATTTTTACATTGTTGACCGCAAAAAGGACCTGATCCTCAGCGCCGGCTACAACGTTTATCCCCGCGAAGTGGAAGAGGTGCTCTACCAACATCCCAAAGTGCTGGAAGCGGCGGTGATTGGCCTGCCCGACGGCGTGCGCGGCGAAAAGATAACGGCTTACCTGGTTCTCAAACCCGGCCAAACAGCCACGCCCGCCGAAATTCGCCGCTTTTGCCGGGAACGCTTGGCCCCCTACAAACAGCCGCGCGCGGTTGTTTTTCGCAACAACCTGCCCAAAGCCATAGCCGCCGGTAAAGTGCTCCGCCGCAAACTGCGCGAAGAAGCCCTGGCCGAGTTAAAAGAACGCAAAACCTGA
- a CDS encoding isoprenylcysteine carboxylmethyltransferase family protein: MFTSVLILFIFFGLYAMVHSLLASLPVKAWVRRKGGAATDSWYRLAYNTFAVITLLPLFPLLIILPDKILYLVPAPWCWVMLGGQGLALLGLGVALWQTGALHFLGLLQLFTKQPAQSNLFSVFGFYKWVRHPLYSFSLLFLWLTPLMSVNLLTLFILCTLYFYFGSIHEEQRLVAEFGTAYKDYQQRVPRLIPWPGRSYGPD; encoded by the coding sequence ATGTTTACAAGCGTCCTTATTTTATTTATTTTTTTTGGATTATATGCCATGGTGCATAGCCTGTTAGCCAGTTTGCCGGTAAAGGCTTGGGTGCGGCGCAAGGGGGGGGCCGCTACCGACTCTTGGTACCGCCTGGCTTACAATACTTTTGCCGTTATTACGCTGCTCCCCCTGTTCCCCCTGCTGATCATTTTGCCGGATAAAATATTGTACCTTGTGCCTGCGCCCTGGTGTTGGGTGATGTTGGGGGGTCAAGGGTTGGCACTATTAGGATTGGGCGTGGCCCTCTGGCAAACAGGGGCTTTGCATTTTCTGGGATTGCTTCAATTGTTTACAAAACAGCCTGCCCAGAGTAATTTGTTCAGCGTGTTTGGTTTTTACAAATGGGTGCGACACCCCCTCTACTCTTTTAGCCTGCTGTTCTTGTGGTTAACACCGCTGATGAGTGTTAATTTGCTCACCCTTTTTATTTTGTGTACCCTCTATTTTTATTTTGGCTCAATTCACGAAGAACAACGCCTGGTGGCCGAGTTTGGGACCGCTTATAAAGATTATCAACAACGTGTGCCCCGCTTGATTCCCTGGCCCGGGCGAAGTTATGGGCCAGATTGA
- a CDS encoding CDGSH iron-sulfur domain-containing protein: protein MSKIEIKAKENGPYLIGGTATYTDADGNKQTTPGTTLALCRCGHSDHKPFCTGAHRKVGFEAKEFVLQLNE, encoded by the coding sequence ATGTCCAAGATAGAAATCAAAGCCAAGGAAAATGGCCCCTATTTGATAGGGGGGACCGCCACCTACACCGATGCCGACGGTAACAAACAAACCACGCCGGGCACAACGCTTGCTCTATGCCGCTGCGGCCATTCTGACCACAAGCCCTTCTGCACGGGCGCGCATCGTAAAGTGGGCTTTGAGGCCAAAGAATTTGTATTACAACTGAATGAATAA
- a CDS encoding XdhC family protein, producing the protein MQELLTNLADWQARGDVIALATVINTWGSSPRAPGAKMAVNQRGEMIGSVSGGCVEGAVVEAALRVIKTGRPTLLHFGVSDEDAWQVGLACGGTIEIFVERLDW; encoded by the coding sequence ATGCAAGAATTATTGACCAACCTGGCCGACTGGCAGGCCCGGGGGGATGTTATTGCCTTGGCCACCGTCATCAATACCTGGGGGTCCTCGCCTCGTGCGCCGGGGGCCAAAATGGCCGTCAATCAGCGGGGCGAAATGATTGGATCGGTCAGCGGCGGCTGCGTGGAGGGGGCGGTGGTGGAAGCGGCTTTGCGCGTTATCAAAACAGGCCGGCCCACACTGCTGCACTTTGGCGTCAGCGACGAGGATGCCTGGCAGGTCGGCCTGGCCTGCGGGGGAACCATTGAAATTTTCGTCGAGCGGTTGGATTGGTAA
- a CDS encoding alpha/beta hydrolase: MSHIIKIQGYSIAYNKIGNGPRNAVLVHGWGSSKAWWQTMAEGLAQTHTCYVPDLLGFGGSTKPAQKETFHIEHQTEIMANLIRQLALAPVYLIGHSMGGMISVTLAYRYPELVERLAVFNLVVTGRCNSFFRLGQIALAIPLLGRPLYAAGQSVPKSTLTTYTRSLKMMLAHQPAALKRPEIQEFITRAYPDFKNTPTRSLEFALRAFTTFDLRPFMDRVKHPTLVICGLADKQIPPEDSQILANGLPNARLECFESAGHSPFMEYPERCLGLLQHFANGKSE, encoded by the coding sequence ATGAGTCACATCATCAAAATCCAGGGCTATTCCATCGCCTACAACAAAATTGGCAACGGCCCCAGAAACGCAGTGCTGGTACACGGTTGGGGTTCCAGCAAAGCCTGGTGGCAAACAATGGCTGAAGGATTAGCCCAAACCCACACGTGTTATGTGCCCGATTTATTGGGTTTTGGCGGGTCCACCAAACCGGCGCAAAAAGAGACCTTTCACATAGAACATCAAACAGAGATTATGGCAAACCTGATCCGGCAATTGGCTTTGGCCCCGGTTTATCTCATCGGCCACTCAATGGGCGGCATGATTAGTGTAACCCTGGCTTACCGCTATCCAGAGCTGGTTGAGCGGCTGGCGGTATTCAACCTGGTGGTGACCGGCCGCTGCAACTCCTTTTTCCGCCTGGGGCAGATAGCTCTGGCTATTCCCCTGTTAGGCCGGCCCCTTTATGCGGCCGGACAATCCGTGCCCAAATCAACCCTGACCACTTATACTCGCTCACTTAAAATGATGCTGGCCCACCAACCGGCGGCCTTAAAACGCCCCGAAATACAAGAATTCATCACGCGCGCTTATCCTGATTTTAAAAACACGCCCACCCGTTCACTTGAGTTTGCATTGCGAGCCTTTACCACGTTTGATTTGCGCCCCTTTATGGATAGGGTCAAACACCCCACGTTGGTTATTTGCGGCCTGGCCGATAAACAGATTCCCCCTGAGGATTCGCAAATCCTGGCTAACGGACTACCCAATGCCCGGCTGGAATGTTTTGAGTCCGCCGGCCATAGTCCCTTTATGGAGTATCCTGAGCGTTGTTTAGGCTTATTGCAGCATTTTGCCAACGGGAAAAGTGAGTAA